A stretch of the Anaerolineae bacterium genome encodes the following:
- a CDS encoding guanylate kinase yields the protein MSTTTENNHWPPCEGKAEEQFALPASLRPGRQDPPADDPFALAAQPQPLVVVISGPSGVGKDATVRRMKELGLPFHFVVTATTRPRRPGEVDGVDYHFLTHQQFQELLERDELLEHAIVYGEHKGIPKEQVRRALASGLDVIMRLDVQGAATIRKLMPDAVLIFLVPSSEEELIRRLEQRKTETPEGLTTRIATARQEMERIHEFDYVVVNSDCHLDETVEQIRAIIIAEKCRVRKRRFQI from the coding sequence ATGTCGACGACAACGGAGAATAACCATTGGCCCCCGTGCGAGGGCAAGGCGGAAGAGCAGTTCGCCCTGCCGGCCTCCCTTCGGCCGGGCCGGCAGGACCCGCCCGCCGATGACCCCTTTGCCCTGGCCGCCCAACCCCAGCCCCTGGTGGTGGTCATCTCCGGCCCCTCGGGGGTCGGCAAGGACGCCACCGTCCGCCGCATGAAGGAGCTGGGACTGCCCTTCCACTTTGTGGTCACTGCCACCACCCGACCTCGCCGGCCGGGGGAGGTGGACGGCGTGGACTACCACTTCCTGACCCATCAGCAGTTCCAGGAACTGCTGGAGCGGGACGAACTGCTGGAGCACGCTATCGTCTACGGCGAGCACAAGGGCATTCCCAAGGAGCAGGTGCGGCGGGCGCTGGCCAGCGGCCTGGATGTCATCATGCGCCTGGATGTGCAGGGCGCGGCCACGATCCGCAAGCTGATGCCGGATGCGGTGCTCATTTTCCTGGTGCCGTCTTCGGAGGAGGAGCTGATCCGCCGGCTGGAACAGCGCAAGACCGAAACCCCCGAAGGCCTGACAACCCGCATCGCTACTGCCAGACAAGAGATGGAGCGCATTCACGAGTTTGACTACGTGGTGGTCAACAGCGACTGTCACCTGGATGAGACCGTCGAGCAGATCCGAGCCATTATCATCGCCGAGAAGTGCCGGGTGCGCAAGCGCCGCTTCCAGATTTGA
- a CDS encoding DUF370 domain-containing protein produces MAFLNVGFGSIIAAHRIIAVLAAESAPTRRLVRQAKEEGRAIDLTCGRKTRTAILMDTGHVALVSLHPGTVAGRLRELINNGGLTHVDDNGE; encoded by the coding sequence CTGGCGTTTTTGAACGTGGGATTTGGGAGCATCATCGCCGCTCACCGCATTATCGCAGTGCTGGCCGCCGAATCCGCACCAACGCGCCGGCTGGTTCGTCAAGCCAAGGAAGAGGGGCGCGCCATTGACCTGACCTGCGGACGAAAGACCCGCACCGCAATCCTGATGGACACCGGCCATGTGGCCCTCGTATCCCTGCATCCGGGGACCGTCGCCGGCCGACTGCGCGAACTTATCAACAATGGTGGGCTGACCCATGTCGACGACAACGGAGAATAA
- the amrB gene encoding AmmeMemoRadiSam system protein B — protein sequence MAVMEFHGVREPAIAGTWYPGSPTALRRTIEEYLSRVPAQALPGEIIGLIAPHAGYMYSGQVAAYAYRQIKGRQYDRVIVVSPVHRAYIARAQAVVTAVEYYRTPLGDIPVDVGFLRRLAERIPLGLLRDDDEHSLEIQLPFLQVTLPSFHLVPIMMADQSLLFCQDLGQALAEAVGKDAGSTLFVASTDLSHFYHDRTARELDQGFIRYVEAYDVPGLGYAISQGKTEACGAGPVITVMTACKLLGAREARILHYANSGDVTGDFSRVVGYAAGVILR from the coding sequence ATGGCGGTGATGGAGTTTCATGGCGTGCGTGAGCCGGCCATCGCCGGCACCTGGTACCCTGGGTCCCCGACCGCTTTGCGCCGCACCATCGAGGAATATCTTTCCCGGGTGCCGGCGCAGGCCCTGCCAGGGGAGATCATCGGGCTGATCGCGCCGCACGCCGGCTATATGTATTCCGGCCAGGTGGCGGCCTACGCCTACCGGCAGATCAAGGGCCGGCAGTATGACCGCGTCATCGTCGTATCCCCCGTGCATCGGGCTTACATCGCCCGGGCCCAGGCTGTGGTCACCGCGGTCGAATACTACCGCACCCCGTTAGGGGATATCCCCGTGGACGTGGGGTTTCTCCGCCGGCTGGCGGAGCGCATCCCCCTCGGCCTGCTGCGCGATGACGACGAGCATTCGCTGGAGATCCAGCTCCCCTTCCTCCAGGTAACCCTTCCTTCCTTTCACCTGGTGCCCATCATGATGGCGGATCAGTCCTTGCTTTTTTGCCAGGACCTGGGCCAGGCGCTGGCCGAAGCGGTCGGGAAAGACGCCGGCAGTACCCTGTTCGTCGCCAGCACCGACCTCTCCCATTTCTATCACGACCGCACGGCGCGGGAGCTGGACCAGGGGTTTATCCGCTATGTCGAGGCTTATGATGTGCCGGGCCTGGGCTACGCCATAAGCCAAGGAAAGACGGAGGCCTGCGGCGCCGGCCCGGTCATCACCGTCATGACCGCCTGCAAGCTCCTGGGCGCCCGAGAGGCGCGCATCCTGCATTACGCCAATTCGGGCGACGTGACCGGGGATTTCTCGCGCGTGGTGGGATATGCCGCCGGCGTGATCCTGCGGTAG
- a CDS encoding zinc ribbon domain-containing protein, protein MPIYEYVCHDCRRRVSIFWRTFSEAESGTPQCPRCQGTHLTRLVSRVSVVRSEESRLDDLADPSNLPDLDENDPRSIARWMRKMSSELGEDLGPELDEVIDRLEAGQSPEEIEQAIPELGTGEDETAGLSEGLDDL, encoded by the coding sequence ATGCCCATTTACGAATATGTCTGTCATGACTGCCGGCGGCGCGTCAGCATCTTCTGGCGCACTTTCTCCGAAGCGGAATCCGGTACCCCCCAATGCCCTCGCTGTCAGGGCACACACCTGACGCGTCTGGTCTCCCGCGTCTCGGTGGTGCGCTCCGAAGAGAGCCGGCTGGATGACCTGGCGGACCCGAGCAACCTGCCCGATCTGGACGAGAACGATCCCCGCAGTATCGCCCGCTGGATGCGCAAGATGAGCAGTGAGCTGGGCGAAGACCTGGGCCCCGAGCTGGACGAGGTAATTGACCGGCTGGAAGCCGGCCAAAGCCCCGAAGAGATCGAGCAGGCCATACCTGAGCTGGGCACCGGCGAGGATGAGACCGCCGGCCTCTCCGAAGGCCTGGACGACCTCTGA